From the genome of Streptomyces ficellus:
AGTGGTATTGCGCCTGCTGAGTATGCAGTCATGTTCGTACGTACTCGGTGGGTCATCTCATGAATGAGGATGCCCGGTCGGTGGCCCGATCGGCTCCGACCCGACAGCCCTCCGTGCGCAAGAGCCGCACATGAGGGGCCCTCAGCGGTATGACGCTCGAGCGACGGCAGTGGTCCCGTGCCACCCGGCTGTGTTCTTGTCGGACTGCGGCCGGAGTCACCGGCACGGTAAGACCCCCAGCGTTCGCCTCATGCCGCGTCTCACAGAAGAGGCAGCACCCTGACTACGACTTTCCGAGAGCTCGGGATCCTTCCCGAGACGGCCGAGGCCCTCGAAGCCGTCGGCATCACGTCCCCCTTCCCCATCCAGGAGATGACCCTCCCGGTCGCCCTCTCGGGCACCGACGTCATCGGCCAGGCCAAGACCGGCACGGGCAAGACCCTCGGTTTCGGCCTCCCGCTGCTGGAGCGCGTCACCGTCCCCGCGGACGTCGAGGCGGGCCGGGCCACGCCCGGGCAGCTCACCGACGCCCCGCAGGCGCTGGTGGTCGTCCCGACCCGCGAGCTGTGCACCCAGGTCACCAACGACCTGCTCACCGCTGGCAAGGTCCGTAACGTCCGCGTTCTCGCGATCTATGGCGGCCGGGCCTACGAGCCGCAGGTGGAGGCCCTGAAGAAGGGCGTCGACGTGATCGTCGGCACCCCGGGCCGTCTCCTCGACCTGGCCGGCCAGCGCAAGCTGGACCTGTCCAAGGTCAAGGCCCTCGTCCTCGACGAGGCCGACGAGATGCTCGACCTGGGCTTCCTGCCCGACGTCGAGAAGATCATCAACATGCTTCCGGCGAAGCGCCAGACCATGCTGTTCTCGGCGACCATGCCGGGCGCCGTCATCGGCCTGGCCCGCCGCTACATGTCGCAGCCCACCCACATCCGCGCCACCTCGCCGGACGACGAGGGCGCGACCGTCGCGAACATCGCGCAGCACGTGTACCGCGCGCACTCCATGGACAAGCCGGAGATGGTCGCCCGCATCCTGCAGGCCAACGGCCGCGGGCTGGCGATGATCTTCTGTCGTACGAAGCGGACGGCCGCCGACATCGCCGAGCAGCTGGAGCGGCGTGGCTTCGCGTCCGGCGCGGTCCACGGCGACCTCGGCCAGGGCGCCCGCGAGCAGGCGCTGCGCGCGTTCCGCAACGGCAAGGTCGACGTGCTCGTCTGCACCGACGTCGCCGCCCGCGGAATCGACGTCGACGGCGTCACGCACGTGATCAACTACCAGTCGCCCGAGGACGAGAAGACGTTCCTCCACCGCGTGGGCCGCACCGGCCGCGCGGGCAAGAAGGGCATCGCCGTCACGCTGGTCGACTGGGACGACATCCCGCGCTGGCAGCTGATCAACAAGGCGCTGGGGCTGGACTTCAACGACCCGGTCGAGACGTACTCGACGTCCCCGCACCTGTACGCGGACATGGACATCCCGGAGGGCACGAAGGGCGTCCTGCCGCGTGCCGAGCGGACCCGTGCCGGTCTGGACGCGGAAGCGGTCGAGGACCTCGGCGAGACCGGCGGCCGCGGCTCGCGCGGCCGGCGCCCGGAGCGCACGGAGCGTTCGGAGGAGCGCCCGGAGCGTACGCGTACGCCGCGTCAGCGCCGTCGTACGCGGGGCGGCTCCGCCGTGGCCGCGGAGGAGGTGGCGACGGCGACCGCCGGGACGGTGGCCCCCGAGGCTCCCGCCTCGGAGGAGGCCCCGCAGCCCCGTACGCCGCGCCGTCGCCGCACCCGCACCCGTGCGGGCGCCCCCGCGGCGGAGGCCGTGGCCGCCGCGCCGGTCGTCGAGGCCGCCCCGGAGACCGCCGAGGCCGCCGAGCCGGTCATCGAGACCAAGCCCCGCCGCCGCACCCGTAAGGCCGCCGAGCCGGTCGTCGAGGCCGCCCCCGAGGCCGAGGCCACGGAGACCAAGCCCCGCCGCCGTACCCGCAAGGCCGCCGAGCCGATCGTCGAGGCCGCCCCCGAGGCCGAGGCCACGGAGACCAAGCCCCGCCGACGCACCCGCAAGGCCGCCGAACCGGTCGTCGACGCCACCCCGGAGGCCGAGGCCACGGAGACCAAGCCGCGCCGCCGCACCCGCAAGGCAGCCGAACCGGTCGTCGAGGCCACCCCGGAGACCGCCGAGGCCACCGAGACCAAGCCCCGCCGACGCACCCGCAAGGCCGCCGAACCGATCGTCGAGGTCGCCGAGAGGCCCCGGCGCCGGCTGGCGCCGAAGGCGGCTGCCGCTGCGGCCGCCGCGGCCGCGGCCGCTGCCGCTCAGTCCGAGAGCTGACGGCCCGCGCCGACCGTTCGATCGACGGCCCCGCCCCCTCCGTGGGGGCGGGGCCGTCGCCCTGTCCGCGGCCCGGCCCGGGCACCGTTAGCCTCGTGCCATGAGCCGCCCGCCGACCTTCACCCCGCCCCGCTGCGCCCGTGCCTACGCCCTCGTCACGTCCCGCGGCGAGTTCGCCGTGCTGGACGCGGTGCCCGCCGACGGTACGGAGCCCAAGGGCACGGCCCTCCTGCTGCCCGGGTTCACCGGGTCGAAGGAGGACTTCATCGCCATGCTCGAACCGCTCGCCGACGCCGGGTACCGTGCCGTCGCCGTGGACGGCCGCGGGCAGTACGAGACGCCCGGCCCCGCCGACCAACAGGCCTACAGCCAGGACGAGTTGGCGCGTGACGTACTGGCCCAGGCGGCGGTGCTCGGCGCGGGCCGGGTCCATCTGCTCGGCCATTCCCTCGGCGGCCAGATCGCCCGGGCGGCGGTCCTGCTCGACGCCACGCCCTTCGCCTCGCTCACGCTGATGTCGTCGGGGCCCGCCCAGGTCGCGCCCTCGCAGCAGGACAAGATCAAGCTGCTGAGCGACGCGCTCGCGGTGATGTCCATGGACCAGGTGTGGGACGCGATGCGGGCCCTCGACCCGCCGGAGGACGCGGACGAGGCGGGCGGCAACCGGGAGGACCTCCGGCGCCGCTGGCTGCTGCACAACCCCGCGCAGCTCCTGGCGACCGGCCGCGGGCTGACCGTCGAGCCCGACCGGGTCG
Proteins encoded in this window:
- a CDS encoding DEAD/DEAH box helicase, with amino-acid sequence MTLPVALSGTDVIGQAKTGTGKTLGFGLPLLERVTVPADVEAGRATPGQLTDAPQALVVVPTRELCTQVTNDLLTAGKVRNVRVLAIYGGRAYEPQVEALKKGVDVIVGTPGRLLDLAGQRKLDLSKVKALVLDEADEMLDLGFLPDVEKIINMLPAKRQTMLFSATMPGAVIGLARRYMSQPTHIRATSPDDEGATVANIAQHVYRAHSMDKPEMVARILQANGRGLAMIFCRTKRTAADIAEQLERRGFASGAVHGDLGQGAREQALRAFRNGKVDVLVCTDVAARGIDVDGVTHVINYQSPEDEKTFLHRVGRTGRAGKKGIAVTLVDWDDIPRWQLINKALGLDFNDPVETYSTSPHLYADMDIPEGTKGVLPRAERTRAGLDAEAVEDLGETGGRGSRGRRPERTERSEERPERTRTPRQRRRTRGGSAVAAEEVATATAGTVAPEAPASEEAPQPRTPRRRRTRTRAGAPAAEAVAAAPVVEAAPETAEAAEPVIETKPRRRTRKAAEPVVEAAPEAEATETKPRRRTRKAAEPIVEAAPEAEATETKPRRRTRKAAEPVVDATPEAEATETKPRRRTRKAAEPVVEATPETAEATETKPRRRTRKAAEPIVEVAERPRRRLAPKAAAAAAAAAAAAAAQSES
- a CDS encoding alpha/beta fold hydrolase, with translation MSRPPTFTPPRCARAYALVTSRGEFAVLDAVPADGTEPKGTALLLPGFTGSKEDFIAMLEPLADAGYRAVAVDGRGQYETPGPADQQAYSQDELARDVLAQAAVLGAGRVHLLGHSLGGQIARAAVLLDATPFASLTLMSSGPAQVAPSQQDKIKLLSDALAVMSMDQVWDAMRALDPPEDADEAGGNREDLRRRWLLHNPAQLLATGRGLTVEPDRVDELAALRPPLPVHVISGVRDDTWPVPLLDAMAGRLAAYRTRVEGAEHSPNTDRPVETALAVARFWNACAERQSRD